One window of the Pleurocapsa minor HA4230-MV1 genome contains the following:
- the ftsH2 gene encoding ATP-dependent zinc metalloprotease FtsH2, with protein MKNFSWRIALLWTLPLLVVGFFLWQGTFTTPTASSGLSGNTASTRMTYGRFLDYLNSDRVTSVELYDNGRTAIVQAIDPELDNRLQKLRVDLPANSPELIAKLRDADVSFEYHPAGNEGAVWGLLGNLIFPVILIGSLFFLFRRSNNMPGGPGQAMNFGKSKAKFQMEAKTGIMFDDVAGIDEAKEELQEVVTFLKQPERFTAVGAKIPKGVLLVGPPGTGKTLLAKAIAGEASVPFFSISGSEFVEMFVGVGASRVRDLFKKAKENAPCLIFIDEIDAVGRQRGAGIGGGNDEREQTLNQLLTEMDGFEGNTGIIIIAATNRADVLDSALMRPGRFDRQVMVDNPDIKGRLEILEVHARDKKIAPEVSLDAIARRTPGFSGADLANLLNEAAILTARRRKEAVTIHEIDDAVDRVVAGMEGTPLTDGKSKRLIAYHEIGHAIVGTLVKDHDPVQKVTLIPRGQAQGLTWFTPSEDQGLVSRSQLMARIAGAMGGRAAEEEIFGSDEVTTGAGGDLQQVSEMARQMVTVYGMSDLGPIALGGGQGDQVFLGAGLTSRAEYSEEVASRIDDQVRQIAEHGHQLARKIVRENREVIDRLVDLLIEKETIDGEELKQIVSEYAEVPEKERFVPQI; from the coding sequence AGTTACTTCCGTCGAGCTATATGACAATGGTAGAACAGCTATCGTTCAAGCGATCGACCCTGAATTAGATAATCGACTACAGAAGCTAAGAGTTGATCTACCTGCTAATTCTCCTGAGTTAATTGCCAAACTACGAGATGCTGATGTCAGCTTTGAATATCATCCTGCTGGTAATGAAGGAGCAGTCTGGGGACTTTTAGGAAATCTCATCTTCCCTGTAATTTTGATTGGTTCTTTATTCTTCTTATTCCGTCGTTCCAACAATATGCCTGGTGGCCCTGGACAAGCAATGAACTTTGGCAAATCTAAAGCCAAGTTTCAAATGGAAGCAAAAACAGGCATCATGTTCGATGATGTAGCTGGTATTGACGAAGCAAAAGAAGAACTACAGGAAGTTGTAACTTTCTTAAAACAGCCTGAAAGATTTACTGCCGTTGGTGCAAAAATTCCTAAAGGTGTATTGCTAGTTGGGCCTCCTGGAACTGGTAAAACCTTATTGGCTAAAGCGATCGCTGGTGAAGCTTCTGTACCTTTCTTCAGTATTTCTGGTTCGGAATTTGTGGAAATGTTTGTCGGTGTCGGTGCATCCCGTGTTCGCGATCTATTTAAGAAAGCCAAAGAAAATGCACCTTGTTTAATCTTTATCGATGAGATTGATGCAGTAGGTCGCCAGCGTGGTGCTGGTATTGGTGGCGGTAACGATGAGAGAGAACAAACTCTTAATCAACTGCTAACGGAAATGGATGGTTTTGAAGGCAATACAGGAATCATTATTATTGCAGCAACCAACCGTGCTGATGTTCTAGACTCCGCGCTGATGCGTCCAGGTCGTTTTGATCGTCAGGTAATGGTAGATAACCCCGATATCAAGGGTCGTTTAGAAATTCTTGAGGTTCATGCCAGAGACAAGAAAATTGCCCCTGAAGTGTCCTTAGATGCGATCGCGCGCCGTACTCCTGGTTTTTCTGGTGCTGACTTGGCTAACCTACTCAACGAAGCAGCTATTTTAACTGCTAGAAGACGCAAGGAAGCCGTTACCATTCACGAAATTGATGACGCAGTAGACCGTGTTGTCGCTGGGATGGAGGGTACTCCTTTAACCGACGGTAAGAGTAAAAGATTGATTGCTTACCATGAAATTGGTCATGCGATCGTGGGAACTTTAGTCAAAGATCACGACCCCGTACAGAAAGTAACTCTAATTCCTCGTGGACAGGCTCAAGGTCTCACCTGGTTTACTCCTAGCGAAGACCAAGGTTTGGTTAGCCGTTCTCAGCTGATGGCGAGAATTGCTGGCGCTATGGGTGGTCGTGCAGCGGAAGAAGAAATCTTTGGTAGCGACGAAGTAACCACTGGTGCTGGAGGCGATTTACAGCAGGTATCAGAAATGGCACGTCAAATGGTTACCGTTTATGGTATGAGCGATCTAGGGCCAATTGCATTAGGTGGCGGACAGGGCGATCAAGTATTCTTAGGTGCTGGTTTGACTTCTCGTGCTGAATATTCAGAAGAAGTTGCTTCTCGTATTGACGATCAGGTACGTCAAATTGCTGAACATGGTCATCAACTAGCACGGAAAATTGTCCGCGAAAATCGTGAAGTAATCGATCGCTTAGTCGATCTTTTAATTGAAAAAGAAACAATTGACGGTGAAGAGTTGAAGCAAATTGTTTCCGAGTATGCTGAAGTACCAGAGAAAGAAAGATTTGTACCTCAAATCTAA
- a CDS encoding EAL domain-containing protein, producing the protein MNNSAIRPAFNNVLPLLNSELSTRTMIDAQQKSAEDKLRQDLQNSEAKYLMATEITSDGIWAWDLSSDRVEYSARWKSMIGCGEQEINHSLIEWLVRVHPTDVEKLKRHLTECWQGKVERFEVEYSLLHRDGEYRLMRCKCIAVANLAGVVCQLIGAQTDLTQDRQIKARLNHQFDHDRLTKLPNRQLFIEKLQELSRLKQHPEYSFGILCLDLDRFKNINHNFGDEIGDRILVEIVRQLESCLRPQDILARLGGDEFAILLTSFVNEQRPAAIASQIQQQLSTPIKIAEYSILVSTSIGIATPDTSDLSANTTNGLLQSLQNAELAMYQAKARGQACNQVFESRLHLQSLEKTRSEDDLRKALEQGQFVLYYQPLVQLVDQQLIGFEALIRWEHPVRGLISPGDFIPLAEATGLIIPIGWWVLRSACEQMVQWQKNSAAKSIFVSVNITGKQFSQPYAGDIIAQILMETGLNPKCLKLEITESEIIENIALVLPTVERLKSLGVQLSMDDFGTGYSSLSYLHCLPVDTLKIDRSFIQGMESDRHQLELVKTIIKLAEVFELDLIAEGIETQTQCAELIELQCKYGQGYLFSKPVNSAIAATFFNS; encoded by the coding sequence GTGAACAATTCTGCCATCAGACCTGCATTCAATAATGTACTCCCTTTATTGAATAGTGAGTTGTCAACCAGAACGATGATTGATGCTCAGCAAAAGTCCGCCGAAGACAAATTACGCCAAGATTTGCAAAACAGTGAAGCCAAATATCTAATGGCGACTGAAATAACCAGCGATGGCATTTGGGCCTGGGATTTAAGTAGCGATCGCGTTGAGTATTCCGCACGTTGGAAGTCGATGATCGGCTGTGGTGAGCAAGAGATTAATCATAGTCTGATCGAATGGCTGGTTCGAGTCCATCCCACAGATGTAGAAAAGCTTAAAAGGCATTTAACAGAGTGCTGGCAAGGAAAAGTTGAGCGCTTTGAAGTGGAATATTCTTTGTTACACCGAGATGGAGAGTATCGTTTGATGCGGTGTAAATGTATTGCTGTGGCTAATTTGGCTGGAGTAGTTTGCCAATTGATTGGCGCTCAAACGGATCTGACTCAAGATCGGCAAATTAAAGCTAGGCTGAATCATCAATTCGATCACGATCGATTAACTAAATTACCCAATCGCCAGCTATTTATTGAAAAGCTGCAAGAACTGTCGCGACTTAAGCAGCATCCAGAATACTCCTTTGGCATTTTGTGCTTGGACTTAGATCGATTCAAAAATATTAACCACAACTTTGGCGATGAAATTGGCGATCGCATTTTAGTCGAAATTGTTCGTCAGCTAGAGTCCTGTCTTAGACCTCAAGATATCTTGGCTCGTTTGGGGGGAGACGAATTTGCCATCCTCTTAACTAGTTTTGTCAACGAGCAGCGTCCTGCTGCCATTGCTTCTCAGATTCAGCAGCAGCTGTCAACACCAATTAAAATCGCCGAGTATTCTATTTTAGTCAGTACCAGTATCGGCATTGCTACTCCCGACACTAGCGACCTATCAGCAAATACCACCAATGGATTGCTGCAATCTTTACAGAATGCCGAACTTGCTATGTATCAGGCAAAAGCCAGGGGACAAGCCTGTAATCAAGTATTTGAGTCGAGGTTGCATCTGCAAAGCCTAGAAAAAACTAGGTCGGAGGATGATTTGCGCAAGGCACTCGAACAAGGGCAGTTTGTACTATACTATCAACCTTTAGTACAGTTAGTCGACCAGCAGCTAATCGGATTTGAAGCCTTAATTCGCTGGGAGCATCCTGTGCGGGGTTTAATCTCTCCAGGCGATTTTATTCCTTTAGCCGAAGCTACGGGGTTAATTATACCAATTGGCTGGTGGGTATTGCGTTCGGCTTGTGAGCAAATGGTGCAGTGGCAAAAAAATTCAGCGGCTAAATCAATTTTTGTTAGTGTTAATATTACAGGCAAGCAGTTTTCTCAACCCTACGCAGGAGATATTATTGCCCAGATTTTAATGGAGACAGGCTTAAATCCAAAATGTCTGAAGCTGGAAATTACTGAAAGCGAGATCATCGAAAACATAGCTTTGGTATTGCCTACGGTAGAGAGGCTTAAAAGCTTGGGAGTTCAACTATCAATGGATGATTTTGGTACTGGCTATTCTTCTCTCAGCTATCTCCACTGTTTACCAGTTGACACCCTCAAGATCGATCGCTCATTTATTCAGGGTATGGAAAGCGATCGCCATCAGTTAGAATTAGTCAAAACCATTATTAAGCTCGCCGAAGTATTTGAGCTAGATTTAATCGCCGAAGGAATTGAGACCCAAACCCAGTGTGCCGAGTTGATTGAGCTTCAATGCAAGTATGGACAAGGTTATTTATTTTCCAAACCTGTTAATAGTGCGATCGCAGCTACTTTCTTCAATTCTTAA
- a CDS encoding response regulator transcription factor, whose amino-acid sequence MINVLIVDDQNLTHRLIETYLEPDSEINIVGFAHDGQEAIEQIPRLQPDVILMDVEMPKMDGLTATKIITQQFPQSKVLILTVHDNEEHLCTALTNGAKGYLLKNTTAQELKNAIYYVNQGYFQLSVGLIEKYLHKIITSKSEVEEVSEIKRKVNHLYKSLDKIENRLKQIKQNSSEDLREHLEVKIQDIIQAEMRMVHDHDSNLQFKVDRMKHSQERLEKSVGYLFKIQIACIVVTLLFICYLIFSSLS is encoded by the coding sequence ATGATTAACGTTCTTATTGTAGACGATCAGAATTTAACTCATAGATTAATAGAAACTTATTTAGAACCAGATTCCGAAATCAATATAGTTGGTTTTGCCCATGATGGTCAGGAGGCAATCGAACAAATTCCTCGTTTACAGCCAGATGTAATCTTGATGGATGTGGAAATGCCTAAAATGGATGGCTTAACCGCCACTAAAATTATTACTCAGCAGTTCCCCCAGTCCAAAGTATTAATTCTTACTGTTCATGATAACGAGGAACATTTATGCACAGCGCTTACAAATGGTGCGAAGGGATATTTATTAAAAAATACCACAGCACAAGAGCTTAAAAATGCAATTTACTACGTTAATCAAGGGTATTTTCAGTTAAGTGTCGGACTGATTGAAAAATATCTGCACAAAATCATTACTAGCAAATCAGAAGTTGAAGAAGTTTCTGAGATTAAGCGTAAGGTAAATCATCTGTATAAATCTCTAGACAAAATAGAAAATAGATTAAAACAGATAAAACAAAACTCTAGCGAAGATTTGAGAGAGCATTTAGAAGTTAAGATTCAAGACATAATACAAGCAGAAATGAGAATGGTTCACGATCACGACTCAAATCTTCAGTTTAAAGTTGACCGAATGAAACATAGTCAGGAACGATTAGAAAAAAGCGTTGGTTACCTGTTTAAAATTCAAATTGCCTGTATAGTAGTTACTTTACTGTTTATTTGTTATCTTATTTTCTCCAGTCTCAGCTAG
- a CDS encoding carbonic anhydrase family protein: MQRRSLCKFLLVEAIALKCFNTDKAQASTWSYQGETGTDFWGELDPKFQTCRSGQAQSPINIEGSGFTLNVGSLDLNYQDTPLTIVNNGRTIRVDYQSGSSLTLDGQVYELLQFHFHQPSEHLISGKAAEMEAHFVHQNQATGDLVVLAVLMSEGEMSQALESIWQQIPRSDAQTSQVSDLTINALQLLPENSQQYYRYQGSLTTPPCSEIVTWLVLKQPVSVSKAQLTRFFQAIGNNARPVQALNQRSLLQFN, translated from the coding sequence ATGCAACGGAGAAGTTTATGCAAGTTTTTGTTAGTGGAGGCGATCGCTTTAAAATGTTTTAACACTGATAAAGCACAGGCGAGTACCTGGAGTTATCAAGGAGAAACAGGCACAGATTTCTGGGGAGAACTCGATCCCAAGTTTCAGACTTGTCGTTCGGGTCAAGCTCAATCACCGATTAATATAGAGGGGTCTGGATTTACTTTGAATGTTGGTAGTCTAGACTTAAATTATCAAGATACTCCACTGACAATCGTTAACAACGGTCGTACTATTAGAGTTGATTATCAATCTGGAAGCAGCTTGACTCTAGATGGTCAAGTATATGAACTATTGCAGTTTCACTTTCATCAACCTAGTGAGCATTTAATTTCAGGCAAGGCTGCCGAAATGGAAGCGCATTTTGTACATCAAAACCAAGCTACAGGAGATTTAGTAGTTTTGGCAGTATTAATGTCAGAAGGAGAGATGAGTCAAGCGCTAGAATCCATTTGGCAGCAAATACCTCGATCTGATGCTCAAACATCTCAGGTGTCTGACTTAACGATTAATGCGTTGCAGTTACTACCCGAAAACAGTCAGCAATACTATCGCTATCAAGGTTCTCTGACTACGCCTCCCTGTTCAGAAATTGTTACCTGGCTAGTTTTGAAACAACCTGTATCAGTCTCTAAAGCGCAATTAACCAGATTTTTTCAAGCGATCGGCAACAACGCTAGACCAGTACAGGCTTTAAATCAAAGATCTTTACTCCAGTTTAATTAG
- the proA gene encoding glutamate-5-semialdehyde dehydrogenase, producing the protein MIASQTESLSLTTIAQQTRAAALKLAVLSTEDRNSALEAVAKALEIATPDIIAANEADLKAAESEHIAPALYSRLKLGESKLQAAIAGVRDVSKLADPIGVTQIHRELDEGLILKRVTCPLGVLGIIFEARPEALIQITSLAIKSGNGVILKGGKEAINSCQVLTKVITQALAATKVDPAAVQLLTTRAEIKQLLELDQYVDLIIPRGSNSFVRYVQDNTRIPVLGHADGICHLYLDKAADLAKSIKIAVDAKTHYPAACNAIETLLVHQNIAQEFLPQIAQALNAEGVELRGDEATRKIIEAKPAQEHDWQTEYSDLILAIKIVDSLETAIAHINQYGSRHTEAIVTEDSHAAEMFGDRVDAAGVYHNCSTRFADGFRYGFGAEVGISTQQMPPRGPVGLEGLVTYKYKLTGDGHIAASYTGKDAKAYTHRDY; encoded by the coding sequence ATGATTGCTTCCCAAACAGAATCACTTTCTTTAACCACAATTGCGCAACAAACCCGTGCAGCAGCACTTAAACTAGCTGTCTTATCAACCGAAGACCGCAACTCTGCTTTAGAAGCAGTAGCAAAAGCTCTGGAAATAGCTACTCCTGATATAATTGCTGCCAATGAAGCGGATCTTAAGGCAGCCGAGTCCGAGCATATTGCCCCCGCACTATATTCTAGATTAAAGCTAGGGGAGTCTAAATTACAAGCTGCGATCGCAGGAGTTAGAGATGTCTCAAAACTAGCAGATCCCATCGGCGTTACTCAGATTCACCGTGAGTTAGATGAAGGTTTGATTTTAAAGCGGGTAACTTGTCCTTTAGGGGTTTTAGGCATTATTTTTGAAGCGCGTCCTGAAGCCTTAATTCAGATTACTAGTTTGGCAATTAAATCTGGTAACGGGGTAATTCTTAAAGGTGGGAAGGAAGCAATTAACTCTTGTCAGGTTTTAACCAAGGTTATTACTCAAGCATTAGCAGCGACCAAAGTTGACCCTGCTGCGGTGCAGTTATTGACCACTAGAGCAGAAATTAAGCAGTTATTAGAACTTGACCAGTATGTAGACCTAATCATTCCTAGAGGCTCTAACTCTTTTGTTCGCTATGTACAGGATAATACTCGTATTCCTGTTTTGGGTCATGCGGACGGCATCTGTCATCTGTATCTAGACAAAGCAGCGGATTTAGCCAAGTCAATTAAAATTGCCGTTGATGCAAAAACACATTATCCCGCAGCCTGTAATGCGATCGAAACTTTATTAGTACATCAAAATATCGCCCAGGAGTTTTTACCCCAAATTGCTCAGGCGTTAAATGCCGAGGGAGTAGAATTACGCGGGGATGAGGCAACTAGAAAGATTATTGAGGCTAAACCGGCTCAAGAACATGATTGGCAAACAGAATACAGTGATTTAATTCTGGCAATAAAAATAGTCGATTCTCTAGAGACAGCGATCGCCCATATTAATCAATATGGCTCAAGACATACCGAGGCGATTGTCACAGAAGATAGCCATGCAGCAGAGATGTTTGGCGATCGCGTAGATGCTGCGGGAGTGTATCATAATTGTTCAACTCGCTTTGCTGATGGTTTTCGCTATGGTTTTGGTGCAGAAGTTGGTATCAGTACACAACAGATGCCTCCCCGTGGCCCAGTTGGCTTGGAAGGTTTAGTTACTTATAAATATAAGCTGACTGGCGATGGTCATATTGCGGCTAGCTATACAGGCAAGGATGCTAAAGCTTATACTCACCGTGATTATTGA
- the folB gene encoding dihydroneopterin aldolase, producing MDSIQVSGIRAYGYVGYLPEEKVLGQWFEVDLTLWVDLSAAGISDDITDTLDYREAIAIVKEQITTAKFDLVEKLVSAIADKILSLEKVSQVQVKLSKPAAPIPDFNGRITLDIIRSIA from the coding sequence ATGGATTCAATTCAAGTTAGTGGTATTCGTGCTTATGGCTATGTCGGGTATTTACCTGAAGAGAAGGTCTTAGGACAATGGTTTGAAGTCGATTTAACTCTGTGGGTAGACTTGAGTGCTGCGGGAATAAGTGACGATATTACGGATACTTTAGACTATCGAGAAGCGATCGCCATTGTCAAAGAACAGATTACTACCGCTAAGTTCGATCTAGTCGAAAAGTTAGTTAGTGCGATCGCTGACAAAATTTTAAGCCTGGAAAAAGTAAGTCAAGTTCAAGTTAAGCTATCAAAACCAGCAGCGCCGATTCCTGATTTTAATGGTCGTATTACTTTAGATATTATTCGCAGCATAGCTTAA